The sequence below is a genomic window from Photobacterium atrarenae.
TTATCTACGACAGCAGCAAGCTGAGCAACCCGCCGAAAAGCCTGGATGAGCTGGTTCAGCGCGATGATCTGAGCATCATCTACCAGGATCCGCGCACCTCGACCCCGGGCCAGGGCCTGATGCTGTGGATGAAATCCGTCTACGGCGACCAAGCCAGCGACGCCTGGCAGCAGCTGGCGAAGAAGACCGTGACCGTCACCAAAGGCTGGTCGGAAGCCTACAGCATGTTCCTTAAAGGCGAATCCGATCTGGTGCTCTCCTACACCACCTCTCCGGCGTATCACCTGATTGCCGAGAACGAAGGCAAGTATAAAGCGGCGAATTTCAGCGAAGGCCACTATATGCAGGTGGAAGTGGCCGCCAAGCTGAAGGGCAGCAATAACCAGAAACTGGCCGATCAGTTCATGGCCTTTATCCTGACGCCACAGTTCCAGGGGGAGATCCCGACCGGCAACTGGATGTATCCGGTGGTCAAGCAGGAGCTGCCGCAAGGGTTTGAGCAACTGACCCTGCCGGCCAAATCGCTGGAATTTACCGCAGAGGATGTTGCGGCGAACCGACGTGGATGGATCCGTGAATGGCAACATGCACTGACCCGTTAAA
It includes:
- the thiB gene encoding thiamine ABC transporter substrate binding subunit translates to MAAGSAWAADETLTVYTYSSFASDWGPGPAIEKAFEAQCDCNLEFVALDDGVSILNRLRLEGKTTQADVVLGLDNNLISEAKNTGLLAEHQLDTSKLDVPNGWQDTTFVPFDYGYFAFIYDSSKLSNPPKSLDELVQRDDLSIIYQDPRTSTPGQGLMLWMKSVYGDQASDAWQQLAKKTVTVTKGWSEAYSMFLKGESDLVLSYTTSPAYHLIAENEGKYKAANFSEGHYMQVEVAAKLKGSNNQKLADQFMAFILTPQFQGEIPTGNWMYPVVKQELPQGFEQLTLPAKSLEFTAEDVAANRRGWIREWQHALTR